A single window of Kitasatospora sp. HUAS MG31 DNA harbors:
- a CDS encoding DUF1707 SHOCT-like domain-containing protein — protein MTKPERARLDVPERAPLDTPVAEADLRASDADRERVADLLRDAYAEGRLTVEEHSERIEAAYRAKTFGELAPLTRDLPAHTPLSMTKEPAAPRPQAAPLPPARTESPSIVAVFGGATRKGRWRVGSHLRAVAVFGGVEIDLTDAVFESPEVVVEVAAVFGGVDIKVPENVSLHGGGVGIFGGFDVKEQTAADPYAPVVRVKGAAVFGGCEARPRRGKKLKEWVRKRLEG, from the coding sequence ATGACCAAGCCCGAGCGGGCCCGGCTCGACGTGCCGGAGCGGGCCCCGCTGGACACGCCCGTCGCCGAGGCGGACCTGCGGGCGTCGGACGCCGACCGCGAGCGGGTCGCCGACCTGCTCCGGGACGCCTACGCCGAGGGCCGGCTCACCGTGGAGGAGCACTCCGAGCGGATCGAGGCCGCGTACCGGGCCAAGACCTTCGGCGAACTCGCCCCGCTGACCCGGGACCTGCCGGCCCACACCCCGCTGTCGATGACCAAGGAGCCCGCGGCGCCGCGCCCGCAGGCCGCGCCGCTGCCGCCGGCCCGGACCGAATCGCCGTCCATCGTGGCGGTGTTCGGCGGGGCGACCCGCAAGGGCCGCTGGCGGGTGGGGTCGCACCTGCGCGCGGTGGCGGTCTTCGGCGGCGTGGAGATCGACCTCACCGACGCCGTCTTCGAGTCCCCCGAGGTGGTCGTCGAGGTCGCCGCGGTGTTCGGCGGGGTGGACATCAAGGTGCCGGAGAACGTCAGCCTGCACGGCGGCGGGGTGGGCATCTTCGGCGGGTTCGACGTCAAGGAGCAGACCGCGGCCGACCCGTACGCGCCGGTGGTGCGGGTGAAGGGCGCGGCCGTGTTCGGCGGCTGCGAGGCCCGGCCGCGCCGCGGGAAGAAGCTCAAGGAGTGGGTGCGCAAGCGGCTGGAGGGCTGA